From one Rhodamnia argentea isolate NSW1041297 chromosome 1, ASM2092103v1, whole genome shotgun sequence genomic stretch:
- the LOC115751756 gene encoding pathogenesis-related protein STH-21-like isoform X2, giving the protein MGITTFTQEFTTPIAPTRMFKALVLDSHNLIPKIAPQGIKSIEFIEGDGGVGSIKQINFAEGGHLKYLKHKIDALDSDNLVYKYTLIEDDVVFDKTESVVYEVKFEASSNGGCVCKMSSEYHTKAGVELKEEDIKQGKEKAMGLYKVVEEYLSANPNVYA; this is encoded by the exons CCTTTACCCAAGAATTCACAACCCCAATTGCCCCAACAAGAATGTTCAAGGCTTTGGTTCTCGATTCCCACAATCTCATCCCCAAAATTGCCCCCCAGGGCATCAAGAGTATTGAGTTCATCGAAGGAGATGGAGGAGTTGGAAGCATCAAGCAGATCAACTTTGCCGAAG GTGGTCACTTGAAGTATTTGAAACATAAAATTGATGCTCTCGACTCCGATAACCTCGTCTACAAGTACACCTTAATTGAAGACGATGTGGTCTTTGATAAAACTGAATCCGTTGTTTACGAGGTCAAATTTGAGGCTTCAAGCAATGGTGGATGCGTCTGCAAGATGTCCAGTGAGTACCACACAAAAGCTGGTGTGGAGCTTAAGGAAGAGGATATCAAACAGGGCAAAGAGAAGGCCATGGGGCTGTACAAGGTCGTCGAGGAGTATCTTTCGGCCAATCCCAATGTTTATGCTTGA